A region of Sphingobium baderi DNA encodes the following proteins:
- a CDS encoding phage portal protein, producing MTFMETLRGWLGAPERRDYQPPVTMTTLGVGVPCEPANPYLAENLAVVLAAVNILSGTMAALPVIVYTRRQGERIEQPDHWLQKLVRGGPNSQQVWGGLIESAVASVELHGNALVEIERDENGSVNGLRFIPWPWVTAQLLSTGRMAFDVYEPQMPAMGARKRRLLAADVIHLKDRSDDGLIGRSRLSRARETLRAATAQQTFATAFLERGAQPSGVLEVPGVMTQEQRTTLREAFKSRHGGADNAGSTLVLDGGISWKSAQISPEDAELLASRRFSVEEIARVFGVPPPLVGDLSHGTFTNSREAARWFGQFSLTPRVRRIEAELNRALFGPGSRYEIEFDMSDLLRSDPETRWASHKIAVEAGILDPDEIRQIEGWNKRKVEAAKTPVEGEQAA from the coding sequence ATGACCTTCATGGAAACCCTGCGGGGCTGGTTAGGAGCGCCTGAGCGCCGCGACTATCAACCGCCTGTCACTATGACCACCTTGGGCGTGGGCGTCCCCTGCGAGCCTGCTAACCCCTATCTGGCGGAAAACCTCGCTGTCGTGCTGGCTGCCGTCAATATCCTGTCGGGCACCATGGCGGCGCTGCCGGTGATCGTCTATACGCGGCGACAGGGCGAGCGCATCGAGCAGCCCGACCACTGGCTGCAAAAGCTAGTGCGCGGCGGACCTAATTCGCAACAGGTATGGGGCGGATTGATCGAGTCCGCTGTTGCCTCAGTCGAGCTTCACGGCAATGCGCTGGTCGAGATCGAGCGGGACGAGAACGGCAGCGTCAATGGTCTGCGCTTCATCCCATGGCCTTGGGTAACGGCGCAGCTGCTTTCGACCGGACGCATGGCGTTCGACGTTTACGAGCCGCAGATGCCAGCCATGGGCGCGCGCAAGCGCCGCCTCCTGGCCGCTGACGTGATCCACCTCAAGGACCGCAGCGACGATGGCCTTATCGGGCGCTCTCGCCTGAGCCGTGCCCGTGAGACGCTGAGGGCGGCGACGGCGCAGCAAACCTTCGCCACTGCCTTCCTGGAGCGTGGAGCGCAACCTAGCGGCGTTCTCGAAGTCCCCGGCGTGATGACGCAGGAACAGCGCACGACCTTGCGCGAGGCGTTCAAGAGCCGTCACGGCGGCGCAGACAATGCCGGTTCTACCTTGGTCCTGGACGGCGGCATTAGCTGGAAATCGGCGCAGATTAGCCCGGAAGATGCCGAGCTTTTGGCCTCGCGTCGTTTCAGTGTGGAGGAAATTGCTCGCGTGTTTGGCGTCCCCCCGCCGCTGGTGGGCGACCTGTCGCACGGCACATTTACCAACAGCCGGGAGGCGGCGCGATGGTTCGGCCAGTTCTCGCTCACCCCTCGCGTTCGCCGGATCGAGGCGGAATTGAACCGGGCGCTGTTCGGCCCTGGCAGCCGCTATGAAATCGAGTTCGACATGAGCGACCTGTTGCGCTCCGATCCTGAAACCCGCTGGGCATCGCACAAGATCGCAGTTGAGGCGGGCATCCTTGACCCTGACGAAATCCGTCAAATTGAAGGATGGAATAAGCGCAAGGTGGAGGCGGCCAAAACCCCGGTGGAAGGAGAACAGGCGGCATGA
- a CDS encoding RES family NAD+ phosphorylase yields the protein MELAGWTNDRLVANRLARLPKSQWVYGRANSGVIMATFLHTAPRGMRFNGPDLGAWYASSEIETAAAEVGHHLRREAIARNVPSMNRTYRTYSAKLLGDDYHDLRALQSSLKDIYRSDSYDAAQQFGEVIRTEEKAGIIFDSLRRKGGTNIVSYIPTNIVDVMQTDHFEISVEAGARAIYVRRLDAINIRHLKQ from the coding sequence ATGGAACTTGCCGGCTGGACCAACGACCGTCTGGTGGCCAATCGGCTGGCCCGGCTACCCAAGTCCCAATGGGTCTATGGCCGCGCCAATTCCGGGGTCATCATGGCCACGTTCCTGCATACGGCCCCCCGGGGCATGCGCTTCAACGGCCCGGATCTCGGCGCCTGGTATGCATCCAGCGAGATCGAGACAGCGGCTGCGGAGGTCGGACACCATCTGCGCCGCGAAGCGATCGCCCGCAACGTGCCGAGCATGAACCGAACCTACCGGACTTATTCAGCCAAGCTGCTTGGCGATGATTATCACGACCTTCGTGCGCTACAGAGCAGTCTCAAAGATATTTATCGATCCGACAGCTATGATGCTGCCCAGCAATTTGGAGAAGTCATTCGGACTGAAGAAAAGGCCGGCATCATATTTGACAGCCTCCGTCGCAAAGGCGGAACGAATATTGTTTCTTACATCCCGACTAACATCGTCGACGTAATGCAAACCGATCATTTCGAAATCAGCGTCGAAGCCGGAGCGCGCGCGATTTACGTGCGGCGCCTGGATGCCATCAATATCCGACATCTCAAGCAGTAA
- a CDS encoding HK97 family phage prohead protease, whose product MIERRSLAMGEVRAESRTLSGYAIVYGAEARINGGLETIAAGAVSESLASGRDILALVDHDASRVLGRTKSGTLRLVEDARGLAFTIDLPDTSAARDVLALAERGDLGGMSFGFSVPAGGDEWRGNKRTVRKLALHEISVIASHPAYTSTSVEARAASNELELLRLRLELYR is encoded by the coding sequence GTGATCGAGCGCCGCTCTCTGGCAATGGGGGAGGTGCGGGCAGAGTCCCGCACCCTTTCCGGCTACGCTATCGTCTATGGCGCTGAGGCGCGGATTAACGGCGGGCTGGAAACGATCGCTGCGGGCGCAGTATCGGAATCTCTCGCCAGTGGGCGGGACATTCTGGCGCTGGTCGATCATGACGCGAGCCGCGTCCTGGGCCGCACGAAATCGGGCACGCTGCGGCTGGTCGAGGATGCCCGTGGGCTTGCCTTCACTATCGACCTTCCCGACACCTCAGCGGCGCGTGACGTGCTGGCGCTGGCTGAGCGTGGCGACCTGGGCGGCATGAGCTTCGGCTTTTCCGTCCCAGCTGGTGGCGACGAATGGCGCGGAAACAAGCGCACGGTCCGCAAGCTGGCGCTTCATGAAATCAGCGTGATCGCATCGCACCCGGCCTACACCTCAACATCTGTGGAAGCGCGCGCTGCAAGCAATGAGCTGGAGCTGCTGCGGCTTCGTCTGGAGCTTTACAGATGA
- a CDS encoding phage major capsid protein: protein MNLHQLRQRKAELRAASAAIIAAPAGADGLLSDEQRSQFDTNATELDRLQGDEQRMERMAADDHAASGTTLAGKGNGNAVEYRVFADAKATGNADLDSWRTPEGERVPVLSREQRIADFADASNSAANEIGLRGVLSALVNGPKNELERRALTEGSASAGGILLPAPMAGGIIDVARTKNVAFQAGARTVPMANKTLRMGKQLTDVVPQWRAENDPIAESDPTFGDVTLDAENLAVLIKVSREWLEDVPNGDQLLRDSMAAAFARGLDAAIFFGTGTSNAPLGLANTTGLQTVSMGTNGAALTGWAPFLDAALALETVNEGKIDAIVLAPRTNRVIAGLTDTTGQPLQRPPLLANVPILSTTGIPVNETQGTATNASSAFMGDFSQVLVGIRTALQITVLHERFADTGQVGFVGWLRADVAVARPAALAKIVGIKP from the coding sequence ATGAATCTTCACCAACTGCGCCAGCGCAAAGCCGAGCTACGAGCGGCAAGCGCGGCTATTATCGCTGCTCCGGCTGGTGCCGATGGGCTGCTTTCCGACGAACAGCGTTCGCAGTTCGACACCAACGCCACTGAGCTGGACCGCCTACAGGGCGATGAGCAGCGCATGGAGCGCATGGCTGCGGACGATCATGCAGCATCGGGCACTACCCTTGCGGGCAAGGGCAACGGCAACGCTGTTGAATATCGCGTTTTCGCGGACGCCAAGGCGACCGGCAACGCCGATCTGGATTCCTGGCGCACCCCGGAAGGCGAGCGCGTCCCCGTCCTGAGCCGCGAACAGCGCATCGCTGATTTTGCGGACGCATCGAACAGCGCCGCGAACGAGATCGGTTTGCGTGGCGTCCTTTCCGCGCTGGTGAACGGCCCAAAGAACGAGCTGGAGCGCCGCGCTCTCACGGAAGGTTCGGCCTCTGCTGGCGGCATCCTGCTGCCCGCTCCTATGGCTGGCGGCATCATCGACGTGGCTCGCACCAAGAACGTGGCGTTTCAGGCTGGCGCTCGCACCGTCCCGATGGCGAACAAGACGCTTCGCATGGGCAAACAGCTCACGGACGTTGTGCCCCAGTGGCGCGCTGAAAATGATCCGATTGCCGAAAGCGATCCGACTTTTGGCGACGTGACGCTGGACGCCGAGAATCTGGCGGTTCTTATCAAGGTTTCGCGGGAATGGCTGGAGGACGTGCCGAACGGCGATCAGCTGCTGCGGGACAGCATGGCGGCGGCATTTGCGCGCGGTCTGGATGCTGCCATTTTCTTCGGCACCGGCACGAGCAACGCACCCCTGGGTCTGGCTAACACCACTGGATTGCAGACTGTCAGCATGGGCACCAACGGCGCGGCGCTCACCGGCTGGGCACCGTTCCTTGACGCTGCGCTGGCGCTGGAAACTGTCAACGAGGGTAAGATTGACGCCATCGTTCTGGCGCCCCGCACCAACCGCGTGATTGCCGGTCTGACCGACACCACCGGGCAGCCCCTCCAGCGTCCGCCGCTGTTGGCAAATGTTCCGATCCTCAGCACGACCGGGATTCCTGTCAATGAGACGCAGGGCACGGCGACCAACGCCTCCAGCGCCTTCATGGGCGACTTCTCGCAAGTCCTGGTGGGCATCCGCACGGCGCTGCAAATCACCGTCCTGCACGAGCGGTTCGCGGATACCGGACAGGTTGGCTTTGTGGGCTGGCTCCGCGCCGATGTGGCGGTTGCACGTCCTGCGGCTCTTGCAAAGATCGTGGGCATTAAGCCGTGA
- a CDS encoding head-tail connector protein: MTDLVTLTEAKLFLRVIHDDEDSIISMMIAAASEAVGDIVAEIDPDNVPVRLKLAVLSRVAVMYDSRDSMEAGKGELPMLTPLRALEV; this comes from the coding sequence ATGACTGATCTTGTCACCCTAACGGAAGCAAAGCTGTTCCTGCGCGTCATCCATGACGATGAGGACAGCATCATTTCCATGATGATCGCGGCGGCGTCGGAAGCGGTTGGCGATATTGTCGCGGAGATCGACCCGGACAATGTGCCGGTGCGCCTCAAGCTGGCTGTCCTGAGCCGCGTGGCGGTCATGTATGACAGCCGGGATAGCATGGAGGCGGGCAAGGGCGAATTGCCGATGCTCACCCCCTTGCGGGCGTTGGAGGTCTGA
- a CDS encoding HNH endonuclease → MANWPYNTTTWKRLRAAHLSLHPQCEGCEAMGRLTLANTVDHRVAISDGGHPFPGHDGLASYCAPCHGAKTARGSEAGAIKSTKPRKGCNPDGSPLDPAHPWSEKSLRAEPKGPTPDLHNQLVSKGNL, encoded by the coding sequence ATGGCTAATTGGCCCTACAACACGACGACATGGAAGCGGCTCAGAGCAGCGCACCTATCCTTGCACCCGCAATGTGAGGGATGCGAAGCCATGGGCAGGCTCACCCTCGCTAACACGGTGGACCATCGTGTCGCTATCAGCGACGGCGGGCATCCCTTCCCTGGGCATGATGGCTTGGCGTCCTACTGCGCACCCTGTCATGGGGCAAAGACGGCGCGGGGCTCTGAGGCGGGCGCGATCAAGAGCACGAAGCCGAGGAAGGGATGCAACCCCGATGGCTCGCCGCTCGACCCTGCGCATCCGTGGTCAGAAAAATCGCTCAGAGCTGAGCCTAAGGGACCGACGCCTGACCTTCACAATCAGTTAGTTTCAAAAGGAAACCTATAA
- a CDS encoding helix-turn-helix transcriptional regulator, which produces MTDAAALPNWPARLGEDLAAAYLGVSKTNFRGKWQSRQYPQPVRDGNRLLWSRVQLDRFVEAQFGLTGANEQGDDSWADLR; this is translated from the coding sequence ATGACGGACGCGGCTGCCCTTCCTAACTGGCCCGCGCGGCTGGGCGAGGATTTGGCCGCCGCGTATCTTGGCGTCTCGAAAACTAACTTTCGCGGGAAATGGCAATCGCGCCAATATCCTCAGCCGGTGCGGGACGGAAACCGCCTGCTATGGTCGCGTGTCCAGCTCGACCGCTTTGTCGAGGCTCAGTTCGGCCTCACCGGCGCAAATGAACAGGGGGATGATTCGTGGGCCGACTTGAGATGA
- a CDS encoding MbcA/ParS/Xre antitoxin family protein encodes MIEQPNDAAINAGPAVLDLSRFEPVNRRRLSAPALRTFLVIADLWGLTEQQRRLILGYPSRSTFHNWCKQAREHGSITLDVDVLTRISAILGIHQALRVLFTEEREGVAWLRQPHNARPFGGNPPLDIATNGTQDGLMTIRRFLDAARGGLYMPPTATEADFVPYEDSEIIFQ; translated from the coding sequence ATGATCGAACAGCCCAATGATGCAGCGATAAATGCCGGCCCTGCCGTGCTCGATCTTTCCCGTTTCGAGCCGGTCAACCGTCGTCGCCTGAGCGCGCCAGCCTTGCGTACCTTCCTGGTTATCGCCGATCTGTGGGGCCTGACGGAGCAGCAGCGCCGCTTGATCCTCGGCTATCCATCCCGCTCCACCTTCCACAACTGGTGCAAGCAGGCGCGTGAGCATGGCTCGATCACCCTAGATGTCGACGTGCTGACACGCATCTCCGCTATACTGGGCATCCATCAGGCTTTGCGCGTACTCTTCACCGAAGAACGTGAAGGCGTCGCCTGGTTGCGCCAACCACATAATGCACGCCCGTTCGGCGGGAATCCGCCGCTCGACATAGCCACCAACGGGACGCAGGACGGCCTGATGACCATCCGTCGTTTCCTCGATGCGGCGCGGGGAGGTCTCTACATGCCTCCAACAGCCACAGAAGCGGATTTCGTGCCCTATGAGGATAGCGAGATCATATTCCAGTGA
- the paoC gene encoding aldehyde oxidoreductase molybdenum-binding subunit PaoC, with protein sequence MKFDTPAIANPIDKLKVIGQPTDRIDGKFKTTGTAPYAYERHDVAPGQAYGFIVGSAIAKGRVDTIDLKDARAAPGVVDILTTLDMPPLPLGPMNFANLFGGPDIQHYHQAIAIVVAESFEQARAAAALVKVDYVRSDGRFDLAAEASNAKPADERSGIKRVGDFESAFAAAPVKIDAHYTTPDETHAMMEPHASIASWAGDKLTLWTSNQMIAWSKGAIAKMLNLAPENVRLDSPYIGGGFGGKLFIRSDAVLAALAAKAVARPVKVALSRPLMANNTTHRPATRQRIRIGCSPEGKITAIAHESLSGNLPGGSPEPATQQTELLYAGENRLTALNLATLDLPEGHAMRAPGEAPGLMALEIAIDEMAEKLGMDPVQFRILNDTQVDPANPQRRFSQRQLVECLGTGAEKFGWDRRNAKPAAVRDGRWLVGMGVAAGFRNNLLTRSAARVRLDAQGIVTVETDMTDIGTGSYTIIAQTAAEMMGITLDQVVVKLGDSDFPASAGSGGQWGANNATAGVYAACVKLREAVAQQLGFNATDAQFSNGQVRSGNRTAQLADAARNGELVAEDFIEYGNLDKQYQQSTFAGHFVEVAVDGFTGETRIRRMLAVCAAGRILNPKAARSQVIGAMTMGVGAALMEELAVDKRFGFFVNHDLASYEVPVHADIPHQEVIFLDEVDPISSPMKAKGVGELGLCGVGAAVANAIYNATGVRVRDYPITLDKHLDRLPQPV encoded by the coding sequence CCTATGGCTTCATCGTCGGATCAGCCATCGCCAAGGGCCGCGTCGACACCATCGACCTCAAGGATGCGCGCGCCGCGCCTGGCGTGGTCGACATCCTCACGACGCTTGACATGCCACCGCTGCCGCTGGGCCCGATGAACTTCGCCAACCTCTTTGGCGGGCCCGACATCCAGCATTATCACCAGGCGATCGCGATCGTCGTTGCGGAGAGCTTCGAGCAGGCGCGCGCAGCGGCGGCATTGGTCAAGGTCGACTATGTGCGTAGCGACGGCCGGTTCGATCTGGCGGCGGAGGCTTCCAATGCGAAACCTGCGGACGAGCGCAGCGGCATCAAACGAGTCGGCGACTTCGAAAGCGCCTTTGCCGCCGCGCCGGTGAAGATCGACGCCCATTATACCACGCCGGACGAAACCCATGCGATGATGGAACCCCATGCCAGCATCGCGTCGTGGGCAGGCGACAAGCTGACTTTATGGACATCCAACCAGATGATCGCGTGGAGCAAGGGAGCGATCGCGAAGATGCTCAATCTCGCTCCAGAGAATGTCCGCCTCGATTCTCCCTATATCGGCGGCGGTTTCGGCGGAAAGCTGTTTATCCGTTCAGACGCGGTTCTGGCGGCACTGGCCGCAAAAGCGGTAGCCCGCCCAGTCAAAGTAGCGCTGAGCCGGCCCCTCATGGCCAACAACACCACGCATCGGCCTGCAACGCGGCAACGCATCCGCATCGGCTGCTCGCCCGAAGGGAAGATCACGGCGATCGCGCATGAAAGCCTGTCGGGCAATCTGCCGGGCGGATCGCCCGAACCAGCCACACAACAGACCGAACTGCTTTATGCGGGCGAGAATCGGCTGACTGCATTGAACCTTGCCACGCTTGACCTGCCGGAAGGCCATGCGATGCGCGCTCCGGGCGAAGCGCCGGGCCTGATGGCGCTGGAAATCGCCATCGACGAAATGGCGGAAAAGCTGGGCATGGACCCGGTGCAATTTCGCATCCTCAACGACACGCAGGTCGATCCGGCCAATCCCCAGCGTCGCTTTTCACAGCGCCAACTGGTTGAATGCTTAGGCACCGGCGCGGAGAAATTCGGCTGGGATCGCCGCAACGCCAAGCCAGCCGCGGTGCGGGACGGGCGCTGGCTGGTCGGCATGGGCGTGGCGGCGGGATTCCGTAACAATCTGCTCACCCGGTCTGCCGCCCGGGTCCGGTTGGACGCACAGGGCATCGTGACGGTGGAAACCGACATGACCGACATCGGCACCGGCAGCTATACGATCATTGCCCAGACGGCAGCGGAAATGATGGGCATCACCCTCGATCAGGTCGTCGTGAAACTGGGCGATTCCGATTTTCCGGCCTCGGCCGGATCAGGTGGCCAGTGGGGCGCGAACAACGCCACTGCGGGCGTCTATGCCGCTTGCGTCAAGTTGCGCGAAGCCGTGGCGCAACAGCTTGGCTTCAACGCCACCGACGCGCAGTTCAGCAATGGACAGGTCCGTTCGGGCAATCGCACCGCACAACTGGCCGATGCAGCCCGCAACGGCGAACTGGTGGCCGAGGACTTCATCGAATATGGCAATCTCGACAAACAATATCAGCAGTCGACCTTTGCCGGCCATTTCGTGGAGGTGGCAGTCGACGGCTTCACCGGAGAAACCCGTATCCGCAGGATGTTGGCGGTCTGCGCGGCTGGACGCATCCTCAATCCCAAGGCAGCGCGCAGCCAGGTGATCGGCGCAATGACCATGGGTGTCGGCGCCGCGTTGATGGAGGAACTGGCGGTCGACAAACGCTTCGGGTTCTTCGTCAACCACGACCTTGCGAGCTATGAAGTGCCGGTCCACGCCGACATTCCGCATCAGGAGGTGATCTTCCTGGACGAGGTCGATCCCATATCCTCGCCAATGAAGGCGAAGGGCGTGGGCGAACTGGGCTTGTGCGGTGTCGGCGCTGCTGTCGCCAATGCGATCTACAATGCCACAGGCGTGCGGGTGCGCGACTATCCGATCACGCTGGACAAGCATCTCGACCGGCTGCCGCAGCCCGTGTGA
- a CDS encoding AAA family ATPase: MLRNLESLDSHASRWSGNWNNPAGGGASAADAHPLPSLDLAALANVKPQPKPFAIERIAPSAEVTLLTGPGSAGKSLLGQQLATAAAAGLPCLGLAVMSGPAIYLTCEDDAGQLHWRQAHICEAMNVPMGALAGKLHLISLRGELDNALTVEAVDGKTAPSPSYVRLVQWIRSSGCGLVILDHVAHLFTGNENDRGDVTRFVNLLNRLAGETGAAILLLGHPNKSGDSYSGSTAWLNAVRSQITIDHERDADGTIIDHDARVLSIGKANYAKKGEALRFRWHKWAFVREDDLPADTRAELAEVIQLNKEDDAFLACLRERDAQGDGRSVGPSPGPNYAPSQFVGMKQARGLKKEALKRAMDRLFSVGRIESATVHNKAKGRDVTIIREVPQTSPNASPNASRTLIPNDPEPAEMRPRTHTIYTTYITGAAHGSAAPYPDDEIDWGTDGEADE; encoded by the coding sequence GTGCTGCGTAACCTCGAATCCCTGGACAGCCACGCATCGCGATGGTCTGGCAACTGGAACAACCCCGCCGGGGGCGGAGCATCCGCTGCGGACGCGCATCCGTTGCCGAGCTTAGACCTGGCTGCGCTCGCGAACGTCAAACCCCAGCCCAAGCCCTTCGCCATCGAACGTATCGCGCCATCGGCAGAGGTGACGCTTTTGACCGGCCCTGGAAGCGCGGGGAAATCGCTCTTGGGTCAGCAACTGGCGACGGCTGCGGCGGCGGGCCTTCCTTGCCTTGGGCTTGCCGTCATGTCTGGCCCGGCGATCTATCTGACATGCGAGGACGATGCCGGGCAATTGCACTGGCGGCAGGCGCATATCTGCGAAGCCATGAACGTGCCTATGGGCGCGCTGGCAGGCAAGCTGCACCTTATCAGCCTTCGCGGCGAGCTAGATAATGCGTTAACCGTGGAGGCTGTGGACGGAAAGACAGCGCCCTCACCGTCCTATGTACGTCTCGTTCAGTGGATTAGGAGCAGTGGCTGCGGACTGGTCATTCTCGACCACGTAGCGCATCTTTTCACCGGCAATGAGAATGATCGCGGCGACGTTACCCGCTTCGTCAATCTGCTGAACAGGCTGGCAGGCGAGACAGGCGCGGCGATCCTGCTACTCGGACACCCGAACAAAAGCGGTGATAGCTATTCCGGCTCGACGGCATGGCTGAACGCGGTGCGCTCGCAAATCACGATCGACCATGAGCGCGATGCGGATGGCACCATCATTGATCATGACGCCCGGGTGCTGTCGATCGGCAAGGCGAACTACGCTAAAAAGGGCGAGGCGCTGCGCTTCCGCTGGCATAAGTGGGCGTTCGTTCGGGAGGATGATTTACCGGCTGATACGCGTGCGGAACTGGCCGAGGTGATCCAGCTCAATAAGGAAGATGATGCTTTCCTCGCCTGCCTTCGCGAGCGCGATGCCCAGGGCGATGGTCGATCGGTCGGACCGTCCCCCGGCCCCAACTACGCCCCTAGTCAATTCGTGGGGATGAAGCAGGCGAGAGGGCTGAAAAAGGAAGCCCTGAAGCGAGCGATGGACCGGCTATTTTCAGTCGGTCGGATAGAGTCCGCGACCGTCCACAACAAGGCTAAGGGGCGCGATGTGACGATCATTCGGGAGGTTCCCCAGACTTCCCCGAACGCCTCCCCGAACGCTTCCCGAACACTGATCCCGAACGATCCCGAACCCGCAGAAATGCGTCCCCGCACACACACTATATATACTACGTATATAACGGGCGCGGCCCATGGGTCCGCCGCGCCCTATCCAGATGATGAAATCGACTGGGGCACGGATGGGGAGGCGGACGAATGA
- a CDS encoding terminase large subunit — MGARGPGAGRLKAVAARAVSAALPWEQENMPPAEKVLAFLRTLPIVSGLKAGEKMELLAFQEQFVRGIYEPCDDQGKRLVRLAALSVARGNGKSGLLAGLSLAHLMGPMLEPYGECYAAALDREQAAVLYRMVCAYIYETPWMAARVNIRDQFKEITDHESGSIWRALTSDARKAHGLAPSFWVADEVAQWRSRELWDNLRTGMAKRKHALGVTISTQAADDLHFWSEMLDAEPAPSVYVQLHAAPDDCALDDREAWAAANPALGAFLNEDEFADAAAMAMRSPSFAPAFRLLNLNQRIAAEGRFIEQADWDANGDPFDVAELEGKRCYGGLDLSSTRDLTALALWFPDEGKLLVWHWVPADTIGERVERDRVPYDRWADEGWIERTVGRATDRTAIARQLAEIRQAYDVQGIAFDRWRFEDLGKLLSDEGIDLPMVEFVPGFKSYAPAVDAFERALLDRRMQHNGNPLLRWQAGNVIVEPDPAGNRKPTKAKSLDRIDGIVSAIMACGLAERDEGPQTYKGSGPMWL; from the coding sequence ATGGGTGCAAGGGGTCCGGGCGCTGGTCGCCTGAAAGCCGTTGCTGCGAGGGCTGTGTCGGCTGCGCTTCCGTGGGAGCAGGAGAACATGCCGCCTGCCGAGAAGGTGTTGGCCTTCCTGCGAACCCTGCCCATCGTGTCGGGCCTCAAGGCTGGCGAGAAGATGGAATTGCTGGCGTTTCAGGAGCAATTCGTGCGCGGGATATATGAACCCTGCGACGATCAGGGCAAGCGTCTGGTGCGTCTTGCTGCGCTGTCTGTGGCACGTGGCAACGGCAAGTCTGGTCTGCTGGCCGGTCTGTCGCTGGCTCACCTCATGGGGCCGATGCTGGAACCCTATGGCGAGTGCTATGCCGCCGCACTCGACCGCGAACAGGCTGCGGTCCTGTATCGCATGGTCTGCGCCTATATTTACGAAACCCCATGGATGGCTGCGCGTGTGAATATCCGCGACCAGTTCAAGGAAATCACCGATCACGAAAGCGGCTCGATCTGGCGGGCGCTGACTTCGGACGCGCGCAAGGCCCACGGCTTGGCCCCGTCCTTCTGGGTGGCGGACGAGGTGGCGCAATGGCGATCCCGTGAACTATGGGATAATCTGCGGACGGGCATGGCGAAGCGCAAACATGCCCTGGGCGTCACGATCAGCACGCAGGCGGCGGACGATCTGCATTTCTGGTCTGAGATGCTGGACGCGGAGCCAGCACCATCGGTCTATGTCCAGCTTCACGCCGCACCTGATGACTGCGCGCTGGATGACCGGGAGGCATGGGCGGCGGCTAATCCTGCGCTCGGGGCGTTCCTCAACGAGGATGAATTTGCGGATGCTGCGGCCATGGCAATGCGCTCGCCATCCTTCGCCCCTGCCTTCCGCCTGCTGAACCTCAATCAGCGCATTGCAGCCGAGGGCCGGTTCATCGAACAGGCGGATTGGGACGCGAACGGCGATCCCTTCGACGTGGCCGAGCTGGAGGGCAAGCGATGCTATGGTGGCCTTGACCTGTCGAGCACCCGCGACCTGACTGCGCTGGCGCTGTGGTTCCCCGATGAAGGCAAGCTGCTGGTCTGGCATTGGGTTCCTGCTGATACGATAGGCGAGCGCGTGGAGCGTGACCGCGTGCCCTATGACCGCTGGGCCGATGAGGGATGGATAGAGCGGACCGTGGGCAGGGCGACCGACCGCACGGCCATAGCGCGCCAGCTTGCCGAGATCAGGCAAGCCTATGACGTGCAGGGCATCGCCTTCGACCGCTGGCGTTTCGAGGATCTGGGAAAGCTGCTGAGCGACGAGGGCATAGACCTGCCCATGGTCGAGTTTGTGCCCGGCTTCAAAAGCTACGCCCCTGCCGTGGATGCCTTCGAGCGGGCGCTGCTGGATCGCCGGATGCAGCACAACGGCAATCCGCTGCTGCGCTGGCAGGCCGGTAACGTGATCGTGGAGCCGGACCCGGCCGGGAACCGCAAGCCGACCAAGGCGAAGTCGCTGGACCGGATCGACGGCATCGTGTCCGCCATCATGGCCTGCGGGCTGGCTGAGAGGGACGAAGGGCCGCAAACCTATAAAGGCAGCGGGCCTATGTGGCTTTAG